The segment CGCGCCCCGGCGGCCCGCGCGAGCGCGCCGGGATCGAGCGCGAAGTCCGGCGGCGCGAGCGGGACCGTCCGTACGGTCGCACCCGCGAGCGCGAGCGAGGGCCGGTAGGAGTCGTACGCGGGATCGAAGACGATCGCCTCGTCCCCGGGCTCGCAAAGGGCCTGGACCGTCGCGAAGATCGCCTCGGTGGCCCCGGAGAAGATCGTGACCTCGGCGTCCGGGTCGTAGGCGAGTCCATAGAATCTCTCGCGGTGAGCCGCCACGGCCCGGTTGAGCGCGGGCACCCCGAACGAGCGGCAGTACTGGTTCTCTCCCGCGCGGATCGCGGCGATCGCGGCCTCCTTCACGAAGCCGGGCCCGTCGAAGTCCGGGTATCCCTGGCCGAGGTTGACGGCACCGTGCTCGAGGGCGAGCCGCGTCATCTCCGAGAAGATGCTCGTCCCGAACCGCGACAGCCGCCGGTTCTGCGGTGGACGGTGGCTCATCTCTCTGCCCTCGCCGGGACCCGCTCCGGGCCCGCGCCTCAGGAGTGGGAGCCGAGCCGCGGGTCGATCTCGCGCAGCAGGTCCGTGGCGCCGTCCACCTCGGTCATCACCCAGAGCATGTAGCGCACGTCCACCAGGATCGAGCGCGTGCGCACGGCGTCGAATACGATGTCGGAGCCGACCGTGTCGAACGTGCCGTCGAACAGCAGCCCGATCAGCTGCCCCTTGGCGTTCAGCGCGGGCGATCCCGAGTTGCCCCCGGTGGTGTCCACCGTGGCCAGGAAGTTCACCGGCACGTCGGCGAGCCTGGAAGTCGCGTAAGGCGTCTTCTTGCCGGCGCGGAGCGCGGCGATCGCGTCCAGCTCGGCCTTGGGCGCGTTGAACGGGGCCGTGCCGGTTTGCTTCTCCAGAATCCCGGCGAGCGTCGTCTGCGGCAGGTACACGAGCCCGTCGCGCTCGCCGACCCCCTCGACCTTGCCGAACGTCACCCGAAGCGTGCCGTTGGCGTCGGGCGGGAGGAGGCCACCCGAAAATTCCAGGAGCGCGCGGACGTACCGAGGCGTGAGCCGCGAGCGCAGCCCCTCGTTCTTCTTGTCGCGCTCCTCGATCTCCTCTCTCGCCGGGTACAGGAGCGCGGCCAGATCGATGAAGCCGTCCTTGGTCGCGAGCACGTCGGCGGTGGGCTTCTCGAGGAGCCCGAGGCGCAGCGAAAGGTCGGAGAGACGGGTTCCGGCGTAGACCTTGTCGAGGAACGCATCGATGGCGCGCCCGGCGTCGGCGTCGCCCATCCCGGCGGCGAGTCCGACGGCCGCGTCCAGCGGCGCGATGCGGGAGGCCGCGGGAAGGCGCGCCGCCTCGAGGAGGCCGTAACGGAACATCGCGCGGTCGACCTTGAGGTCCAGCGTCTTCTGCTGCCGCTCCTCGCGCTCGCGGATCCTTTTCCAGTTGCGCTCCTGGTACTCCGGGTCGCGATCGAGGTCCGCCTTCGCCCGCTCCAGCGAGAGCTTGTGGATCGTCCCGGCGGACGCGAAGAGCGAGGATCCGGACACGACCGCGCGGAGCGCGGAATCCCGCTCACGGGTCCTGTTCTCCTCCGCGGTCAGCGCGTCGAGGGCCGGAAGGACGTCACCGTACTCCTTGACCCGCGCGGGGTCGGCGGCGATCCACGCCGTGAGCTCCTTCTCGCGCGCTTCCTTGGCGGCGAGGAGGTTGGCCTGGAGGAGGCCCTTCAGCTTTCCGCGGTTGTTGGTGAGGCCGTTGTTGAGGCCGCGCACGCGGTTGGCGACCTTGATCCGGATCTCCGGGTCGTCGCGCGACACGTCCTCGAGGATCGCCAGCTGGTCCTCCGACCGCTTGATCTGCCGCGGCAGCGTCCACTCGGTCATCCGCCGGATCGCCGAGTAGGTCTCCATCCGGCGGGTCGAGCCCGGGTAGCCGACGACGAAGACCGGATCGCCCGGCTCGACCCCCTTGGGATCGACCTCAAGCCGGACTTTCGGGTGATAGGGCACGTTGTCCTTCGAATACGGCGCGGACTTCCCCTCCTTGGAGACGTAGGCCCGGTAGAAGCCGAAGTCGCCCGTGTGGCGCGGCCACTGCCAGTTGTCGATCTCGCCTCCGAACGAGCCGATCCCGGCGGCGGGCGTGTACACGAGCCGGACGTCCTGGATCTCGAGCTGCGCGATCTCGAAGTAGCGGTACCCCTCGAAGTAGCTCGCGACGCGGCACCGGAGGCCGTCCTTCTCGCACTCCTTAATGCGCTCCTTGGTCCGCCGCTCGATGACCTCGAAGCGGGCGCGGTCGTCGATCTTCGGGTCGATGTTCCCGGTGATCTCGCCGGTGACCTCCTTCACCGAGAGCATCACGTAGGCGCGGCTCCCCGGCCCGGCCCAAAGCTCGTCCTCCCGCGTCTTCGCGAGGTAGCCGTCCTCCAGCAGGTTGCGCGCGGGGGTCGCGTTGTACTGCAGCGCGCCGGTCACGCAGTGCTGGTTCGTGACGATGAGCCCGTCCGGAGAAACGAAGGAAGCGCTGCAGCCGCCGAGGGAGACGACCGCTCCCATCGGATACCCCGTGAGGTCCGCGAATGCTTTCGGGTCGCCCTTGAAGCCGATGGCGTCCAGCTGTTTCCGGAGCTCGGGGATCTGCTGCGGCATCCACATTCCCTCGTCGGCGAGGGCGGGGCGGCAGCACGGAACGACGGCGAGGAGACAGGTCAGAAGTCGGAAGCCCCTCACGCGAACCTCCCTTGGTTTGGGGTGACCGGGGCATTCTGCCACGAACGGGCCCCGCGACGCAGGCGACCGGGGCCTCATCGGGCTCGGAGGGCTCGGCAGCGTACGAATGATCCTCTGAAATGCGCCGCCCGGCCGCTGGTCGCCCTCGAGGCAAGGAACGACGATACCGCGGCAAGGGATCCCTCTTCCCACGAGACACAGGCTTGACAGTGATCAGCGGGAGTCTTATCCCCCGTAGCGACTTCGATTAGCAACGCATCACGACCCAAGGAGAAAGAACGTCATGAGACTCGTCCGGTGGGACCCATTCCAGAATCTGATCGCGATGAGCAACCAGGTCAACCGCATCTTCAACGATACCAACAGCCCGCGCGCCGAGGATTCGGTCGAGGCGTGGGCACCGCCCGTGGACGTCTTCGAGAGGGGCGACCACCTCGTGTTTCGGGCGGAGATCCCGGGGGTCAAGAAGGAAGACATGGACGTCCGGATCGAGAACGGCGTGCTGACCCTCTGCGGCGAGCGCAAGCAGGAGTCCGAGATCAAGGAGGAGAACGCCTACCGGATGGAGAGCGTCTACGGGACGTTCCGGCGGAGCTTCTCCCTTCCCACCACGGTCGACGCCTCGAAGGTCACCGCAACCTCCAAAGACGGCATCCTCGAGGTGACCGTTCCGAAGATCGAGGCCGCGAAACCCAAGGAGATCGAGATCAAGGCCGCGTAATCGCCCGCCGCAAGGCTCTGCGGGATTGTCGCGGCACGTGGCCAACCCTGGCGGCGGACCTCCGCCGCCGGGGTTGAGCGTCGTCAGAACCGCGCGTTCGCCTTTCGCCGGCAATCCGACAACCCCCGCGAAACACAAGCCGCCGGCTGTGGCCCGTCTCGTACGGCATCTTCCGGTCTGAGCATCCTCCTCGACCATCAACCGAATTCGATCGCCGCCCTGGACCCGCGTCATGAGATCCCCGGGACGCTACCGCGATCCCAGCGGCCATCCCCAGGGCCCGAGCTCGGCACGACGGCCGATTTGCCGACGCGCGCGGGTAGGGTTTTGCCCCATGGCGCTTGCTCGGCTCGCCGCGTATCGTCCCAAGTGAGAAGAGGAATTGCGTCTTGGGACGACAGCAGTGCAAGGCGGGAAGGAGTTGGAGATACGTGGAGCTGGCCGTGCAGCGGCCCTTCTTCTCGTCGTGCTCAGCGCCCGGATCGAGACAACGTTCTCATGAAAGCTCGCGGTCATGTTGACGCCCCGCGCAAGACGATGAGGAAGGTCCTTCTCATCGGGTGCGGCCTCGTGGGCTTCCTCCTGCTCGCGGCCATCGCATTCTCGGCGTGGTTCGACATCAACTCCTGGAAGTCGAACATTGAAGCCACCGTTTCGCACGCCACCGATATGGAGGTCACGATCAAGGGCAAGATCGGGGTCACGCGGTGGCCGCCCCTGGACGTCGTCCTCCATGACCTTCAGTTCCGGATCCGCGGCGACCCGATCCTCACCATCGAGGCGGTCAAGCTGTCGTCGCTCAAACTCGTCCCGCTCTTCCGGAAACAGGTGAGCGCGGGCGCGTGCGAACTCGTGGGCCCCGTCATCACGGTCGTCAAGTACGCGGACGGACGGTTCAACTTCGAAAGCGCGTCCGAGAAGGCTACCGCTGACGGCGGGACTGGCCCGGCCACCCCCGTTTTTGTTGCCTCCCGTCTGAGCGTCCGCGGCGGTCGCTATGCCTACGCGGAACGGAAGACCGGCGAGCGAGCGGACATCGAAGGCATCGAGGCCGACGTCCGCGACTTCGCCATCTCTCCGTCTCGCGCCGAGACGCTGGGCGACTTCTCCTTCGCAGGAAGCATCGCTGGCAAAACGGTACGACGGGGCACGCTCACGATCACCGACGTGAGATCTCCGATCACGGCCGAGAAGGGCCGCTTCTCGCTCGATGCCGTCACGATGGATATCTTCGGCGGCAAGGGCACGGGCGTCGTCGTCGCGCACACCCCCCCGCCCGCGCCCCGCTACGAGATCACCCTCGAGGTCCCGCAATGCCGCGTCGAGCGTCTTCTCGAAGGACTGGGTGAGAAGAAGTTCCTCGGCGGCGAGGGGGCGCTCACGATGCACCTGCTGACGACCGGCCGGGGGAACCGAGAGCTCACGAAGAACCTCTCCGGCGAGGTCTCGCTGCGCGGCAACAAACTCGAGGCGTACGCCATGGATGTGGATCGGCTGGTCGCCAAGGTCGAGAAGACGCGCAGATTCAGCCTCATCGACCTCGGTGCCTTCTTCATCGCCGGCCCTCTCGGCACCGTCGCCACCAAGGGCTACGACTTCGGACGCGCCTACCAGCAGGCCGGGACCGGCCACGGTACCCTCGAGCGGCTGGTGGCGACCTGGCAGATCGGGAACGGCGTCGCCGAGGCCCGAGACTGCGCGCTTGCGACGGAACGGAATCGCGTGGCGTTCGTCGGAAGCATCGACCTGCTTCAGGAGTCCTACCTGGATGCCGTCGTGGCGGTGCTCGACGACAGGGGTTGCTCCCGGTTCAGCCAGCGGCTCTCCGGACCGATCGCGGACCCCAAGCTGCTCACGATGAGCTCGTTCCAGAGACTCGCCGGCCCGTTCGTCGGCCTCTTCCAGAAGGCCCGTCGGATGCTCGCGCCGAATGCCAAGTGCGAGGTCGTCTACAACGGATCCGTCCCGCAGCCGCACGAATCGGCGGAACCTGCCCACCCGGTGCGGCGGTGAACGGAATCGCCCGGAATCTGCGTGGCTCGCGATGAACGGATCGTCCTCGGCGGCGATCCGGGTCACCGGGATTCCCCCGGCCTCGACGCTGGCTGAAGACCGTGAGGTCGTTCGAGAGCGACTCCGGACGTCACTGGAGGCCGGATCCAATCTCGAGATCGACGCGCCGATGGAAGGAGTTGGCTCGCTTCAGGGGATGTCCTAGACTGCTTGCGGCAATGAAGGGGGTGTCCTCCGATGAGGAACGACGGTCCCAAATCCACCTCCCCGGCAGCTCGTTTGCCCAAGTGTCCCACGGGCATCCAGGGTCTCGACGAGATCACGGGGGGTGGATTGCCGCGCGGGCGGCCCACGCTGGTGTGCGGCGGCGCGGGTTGCGGCAAGACGCTGTTCGCCGCGGAATTCCTCGTGCGCGGCGCCGTGAAGTTCGGCGAGCCGGGCGTTTTCATGTCCTTCGAGGAGACGGACGCGGAGCTGAAGAGCAACGTCGCGTCGCTCGGTTTCGACTTGGCGGGTCTGGCCCGGCGCAAGAAGATCGTGCTCGACCACGTCTACATCGAACGCAGCGAGATCCAGGAGACCGGCGAGTACGACCTGGAGGGGCTGTTCGTTCGGCTGGGTCACGCGATCGATACCATCGGCGCCAGGCGCGTGGTGCTGGACACCCTCGAAGCGCTCTTCGCCGGACTGCCCAACGAGGCCATCCTGCGCGCCGAGCTGCGCCGGCTCTTCCGCTGGCTCAAGGACAAGAGCGTGACCGCCGTCATCACGGCCGAGGCCGGGCGCCAGCAACTGACGCGCCACGGGCTGGAGGAGTACGTCTCCGACTGCGTCATCCTGCTCGATCATCGGATCAACGACCAGATCGCCACGCGGCATCTTCGTGTGGTGAAGTACCGCGGCGCCCTGCACGGCACCAACGAATACCCCTTCCTCATCGGCGACGAAGGCATCAGCGTATTGCCCATCACGTCGCTGGGGCTGAACCACAAGGTGTCGAGCGGTAGGATCTCCACCGGCATCCCGCGGCTCGATGCGATGCTGGGCGGCCGGGGTTTCTTCCGCGGAAGCAGCATTCTGCTGACGGGCACGCCCGGCACCGGCAAGACCAGCGTCGCCGCCTGTTTTGCCCAAGCTGCCGCCGGGCGCGGGGATCGCGTGCTCTTCTTCTCGTTCGAGGAATCGCCCAGCCAGATCATCCGCAACATGCGCTCCATCAATTTGCGCTTGGAGCCGCTGGTCCGGCGCGGCCACCTGCGGTTCCACGCGGCGCGGCCCACCCTCTGCGGCCTGGAGATGCACCTGGCCACCATGTTCAAGGAGATCGCCGCGTTTCAACCCGACGTCGTCATCGTGGACCCGATCACCAGCCTGCTGGCCGCGGGCACCGACCACGAAACCAAAGGGATGGTGACGCGGCTGATCGACTTCCTGAAGAGCGGGCAAGTCACCTCGCTCTTCACCAGCCTGACGCACGGCGGCCATGCGCTGCAACAGAGCGAGATCGCCATGTCGTCGCTCATGGACTCGTGGCTGTTGCTCCAGGACTTCGAAGGCAACGGCGAGCGCAATCGCGTGCTCTACGTGCTCAAGGCGCGCGGCATGGCGCATTCGAACCAGGTCCGCGAATTCCTGATCTCCAGCCGGGGCATCGACCTCGTGGACGCCTACATCGGTCCCAGCGGCGTCCTGACCGGCGCCTCCCGCGTGGCGCAGGCCGCCCGCGAAAAAGCCGAAGCGCTGGCCGGCCAACAGGAAGCCGCCCGCCGAAAGCGCGAATTGGAGCGGAAACGCGCGATGCTCGAACACCAGATCGCCGCGCTCCGCTCCGAATACGAAACCGAAGAAGGGGAACTGCGACGCGTGGACGCGCAGGTGGGTACGCGGACGCGCGTGCTGACCGCCGAGAGGACCGAATTGGCCCGCTTGCGCCACTCGGACGCCATCAAGGTGGCGGCCCGCGCTCCGGCCAAGGCCAAATCGAGGGGCCGACGATGAAGGCCGGAACCGTGAGACGCACGGAGTCCGGCTCCCGTCGCCGGCCCGCCAAGCTCTGGCAACTGCGCCTTTACGTGGCCGGCCAGACGCCCAAGTCGGTGGCGGCGTTCTCGAACCTGACGAGGATCTGCGAAGGCCACCTGAACGGGCGCTACAGCATCGAGGTGATCGATTTGGTGGAGCAGCCGCAGCTTTCGAAGGGCGACCAGATCCTGGCCCTTCCCACGCTGGTGCGCAAGCTGCCGCAGCCCGTGCGGAAGATCATCGGCGACCTGTCCGATACCGATCGCGTGCTGGTCGGTTTGGATCTGCGCCCCGCCGATCGTCGCGGGGGTGAGTCGTGAGCACGACCAGGAGCCAGCGGGCGACCCGGGCCCTCGAGAAGTCCCTGGCCTTGAGGCGCAAGGAAAAGTACGTCCTGCGGCTCTACGTGGCAGGGGCCAGCGACCGATCGCGCCAAGCCATCCTGCGCGTCCGGCAACTGTGCGAGGCCGAGCTGAAGAACGACTGGGAGCTGGAGGTGATCGACGTCTATCAGCAGCCCATCCTGGCGCGCGACGGCCAGATCGTCGCGACGCCGACGCTCGTCAAGGAGCTCCCGCGGCCGGTGCGCCGATTCATCGGCGA is part of the Terriglobia bacterium genome and harbors:
- a CDS encoding S46 family peptidase; protein product: MRPRSPASRGPFVAECPGHPKPREVRVRGFRLLTCLLAVVPCCRPALADEGMWMPQQIPELRKQLDAIGFKGDPKAFADLTGYPMGAVVSLGGCSASFVSPDGLIVTNQHCVTGALQYNATPARNLLEDGYLAKTREDELWAGPGSRAYVMLSVKEVTGEITGNIDPKIDDRARFEVIERRTKERIKECEKDGLRCRVASYFEGYRYFEIAQLEIQDVRLVYTPAAGIGSFGGEIDNWQWPRHTGDFGFYRAYVSKEGKSAPYSKDNVPYHPKVRLEVDPKGVEPGDPVFVVGYPGSTRRMETYSAIRRMTEWTLPRQIKRSEDQLAILEDVSRDDPEIRIKVANRVRGLNNGLTNNRGKLKGLLQANLLAAKEAREKELTAWIAADPARVKEYGDVLPALDALTAEENRTRERDSALRAVVSGSSLFASAGTIHKLSLERAKADLDRDPEYQERNWKRIREREERQQKTLDLKVDRAMFRYGLLEAARLPAASRIAPLDAAVGLAAGMGDADAGRAIDAFLDKVYAGTRLSDLSLRLGLLEKPTADVLATKDGFIDLAALLYPAREEIEERDKKNEGLRSRLTPRYVRALLEFSGGLLPPDANGTLRVTFGKVEGVGERDGLVYLPQTTLAGILEKQTGTAPFNAPKAELDAIAALRAGKKTPYATSRLADVPVNFLATVDTTGGNSGSPALNAKGQLIGLLFDGTFDTVGSDIVFDAVRTRSILVDVRYMLWVMTEVDGATDLLREIDPRLGSHS
- a CDS encoding Hsp20/alpha crystallin family protein yields the protein MRLVRWDPFQNLIAMSNQVNRIFNDTNSPRAEDSVEAWAPPVDVFERGDHLVFRAEIPGVKKEDMDVRIENGVLTLCGERKQESEIKEENAYRMESVYGTFRRSFSLPTTVDASKVTATSKDGILEVTVPKIEAAKPKEIEIKAA
- a CDS encoding AsmA family protein; protein product: MRKVLLIGCGLVGFLLLAAIAFSAWFDINSWKSNIEATVSHATDMEVTIKGKIGVTRWPPLDVVLHDLQFRIRGDPILTIEAVKLSSLKLVPLFRKQVSAGACELVGPVITVVKYADGRFNFESASEKATADGGTGPATPVFVASRLSVRGGRYAYAERKTGERADIEGIEADVRDFAISPSRAETLGDFSFAGSIAGKTVRRGTLTITDVRSPITAEKGRFSLDAVTMDIFGGKGTGVVVAHTPPPAPRYEITLEVPQCRVERLLEGLGEKKFLGGEGALTMHLLTTGRGNRELTKNLSGEVSLRGNKLEAYAMDVDRLVAKVEKTRRFSLIDLGAFFIAGPLGTVATKGYDFGRAYQQAGTGHGTLERLVATWQIGNGVAEARDCALATERNRVAFVGSIDLLQESYLDAVVAVLDDRGCSRFSQRLSGPIADPKLLTMSSFQRLAGPFVGLFQKARRMLAPNAKCEVVYNGSVPQPHESAEPAHPVRR
- the kaiC gene encoding circadian clock protein KaiC; its protein translation is MRNDGPKSTSPAARLPKCPTGIQGLDEITGGGLPRGRPTLVCGGAGCGKTLFAAEFLVRGAVKFGEPGVFMSFEETDAELKSNVASLGFDLAGLARRKKIVLDHVYIERSEIQETGEYDLEGLFVRLGHAIDTIGARRVVLDTLEALFAGLPNEAILRAELRRLFRWLKDKSVTAVITAEAGRQQLTRHGLEEYVSDCVILLDHRINDQIATRHLRVVKYRGALHGTNEYPFLIGDEGISVLPITSLGLNHKVSSGRISTGIPRLDAMLGGRGFFRGSSILLTGTPGTGKTSVAACFAQAAAGRGDRVLFFSFEESPSQIIRNMRSINLRLEPLVRRGHLRFHAARPTLCGLEMHLATMFKEIAAFQPDVVIVDPITSLLAAGTDHETKGMVTRLIDFLKSGQVTSLFTSLTHGGHALQQSEIAMSSLMDSWLLLQDFEGNGERNRVLYVLKARGMAHSNQVREFLISSRGIDLVDAYIGPSGVLTGASRVAQAAREKAEALAGQQEAARRKRELERKRAMLEHQIAALRSEYETEEGELRRVDAQVGTRTRVLTAERTELARLRHSDAIKVAARAPAKAKSRGRR
- a CDS encoding circadian clock protein KaiB, whose translation is MKAGTVRRTESGSRRRPAKLWQLRLYVAGQTPKSVAAFSNLTRICEGHLNGRYSIEVIDLVEQPQLSKGDQILALPTLVRKLPQPVRKIIGDLSDTDRVLVGLDLRPADRRGGES
- a CDS encoding circadian clock KaiB family protein — encoded protein: MSTTRSQRATRALEKSLALRRKEKYVLRLYVAGASDRSRQAILRVRQLCEAELKNDWELEVIDVYQQPILARDGQIVATPTLVKELPRPVRRFIGDLANTARLFVGLELDTRGKARR